The Pseudomonas sp. R4-35-07 nucleotide sequence ACAGCTGTGCAGCACATCTATGAGCAACACCATTCGTGGTTGCATGGGTGGCTCAAAGGCAAGCTGCATAACGCCTGCGATGCGGCCGATGTGGCCCACGATACGTTCGTGCGTATTCTGGGTGGGCGCGACGCTGTGCAGATCCTCGAACCACGGGATTACCTGGCGACCATCGCGAGAGGCCTGGTGATTGATCGCTATCGCCGGCACGCCATCGAGCAGGCCTATAAACAAACCCTGGCTGAGCGCCCTGAAGCCACCGCCATCAGTGAAGAAGACAAGGCAATCATCATTGAAACCCTGGTGTCTGTGGACAAGGCGCTGGCCGGTGTGGGGGAACGTGCACGGCGGATCTTCATGCTGTCGCAGATTGAAGGGCTGACTTATCAACAGATCGCCGATGATCTGCAGGTGTCATTGACCACGGTGAAGAAACACATGATTCGTGCGCTGACCGAGTGTTCGCTGATCATGGCCAGTCTGTAATGCCCGCGCCTGATCGCAAGACATTCGAGGCTGCAGCCGGCTGGTATGTGCAGTTTCAAGCGCAATCGCCGACGCCCGCCGAACGGCAAGCCTGGCAGCAATGGCTCAACGGGGATCCTTCCCATCAAGCGGCGTGGAGCCAACTGGAGCAGTTGCAGCGCAGCCTCGGCGCCCTGCCCCAGGACTTCACGCGGCG carries:
- a CDS encoding sigma-70 family RNA polymerase sigma factor translates to MSPPSHTTAVQHIYEQHHSWLHGWLKGKLHNACDAADVAHDTFVRILGGRDAVQILEPRDYLATIARGLVIDRYRRHAIEQAYKQTLAERPEATAISEEDKAIIIETLVSVDKALAGVGERARRIFMLSQIEGLTYQQIADDLQVSLTTVKKHMIRALTECSLIMASL